The following coding sequences lie in one Tichowtungia aerotolerans genomic window:
- a CDS encoding sulfatase: MNKKWIISLMCFCGMALSAVSKDRMNVVFILADDLGWSDTTLNGTTDLYRTPNLERLAARGMTFSHAYTASPLCSPTRASILTGQTPARNGSVRPQHHLKTVRMKSQVAASAPPSAKALDCESVTRLDTKFPTLGKMFKSAGYATAHFGKWHLGPEPYSPLQHGFDVDLPHTPGPGPAGSYLAPWTFGADPQSRGFKEKTPLEHIEDRMGDEAVQWLQSLSEDQPFFMNYWMFSVHGPLDAKPDLVEKYRKLVKPGSGQQSPTYAAMIQSMDKAVGKLLDAVDAAGVADRTIIIFMSDNGGVTHLGLLETDADGKKYKTAATSNTPLRGGKATIYDGGIRVPCVVVWPGVTKPGSKSDAMIQSTDFYPTLLNGLGISLPDDWTLDGRDFSRALRGKSFDRDPVITYFPYGPHVADWLPPSAAVHVGDWKLIRLFWQGENGAHDYRLYNLKEDIGEKQNLAEKYPEKVSEMDRLISRHLEETAAVLPQPNPAFDPSKYQPDQIGVQAGGGLNMRAQIFRGPDGTKIEKPAQKKKQGKSRE, from the coding sequence ATGAATAAAAAATGGATCATCTCATTAATGTGCTTCTGCGGCATGGCCCTGAGCGCTGTGTCCAAAGACCGGATGAATGTCGTATTTATCCTCGCGGACGATCTCGGCTGGAGCGATACGACGCTGAATGGAACCACCGACCTTTACCGTACGCCGAACCTGGAACGGCTCGCGGCCCGCGGCATGACCTTTTCCCATGCTTATACGGCCAGTCCGCTCTGCTCGCCCACGCGGGCAAGCATTTTGACCGGCCAGACCCCGGCCCGCAACGGATCGGTTCGCCCCCAGCACCATTTGAAAACCGTTCGCATGAAATCGCAGGTGGCGGCGTCCGCTCCGCCGAGCGCGAAGGCGCTGGATTGCGAGTCGGTCACGCGGCTGGATACAAAATTTCCAACCCTTGGAAAAATGTTCAAATCCGCCGGTTACGCGACGGCCCATTTCGGTAAGTGGCATTTGGGGCCGGAGCCGTACAGTCCGCTGCAGCACGGGTTTGATGTCGATCTTCCACACACGCCGGGCCCAGGTCCGGCTGGCAGTTATCTCGCGCCGTGGACATTTGGCGCGGACCCGCAGTCCCGGGGCTTTAAAGAAAAAACGCCACTGGAGCACATCGAAGACCGCATGGGAGACGAAGCGGTGCAGTGGCTTCAGTCGTTGTCTGAAGATCAGCCGTTCTTTATGAACTACTGGATGTTTTCGGTTCACGGTCCGCTGGATGCAAAACCAGATCTGGTCGAAAAATATCGCAAGCTGGTCAAGCCTGGCTCGGGGCAGCAATCTCCAACTTATGCCGCGATGATTCAGTCGATGGATAAAGCCGTCGGGAAACTTCTCGATGCCGTGGATGCCGCCGGAGTTGCGGACCGGACGATCATCATTTTCATGTCGGACAATGGAGGCGTTACGCATCTGGGCCTTTTAGAAACGGATGCCGACGGCAAAAAGTATAAGACTGCGGCAACGTCCAATACGCCGCTGCGCGGCGGGAAGGCGACGATTTATGACGGCGGAATCCGGGTGCCCTGCGTAGTGGTCTGGCCGGGCGTTACCAAGCCGGGATCAAAATCGGATGCGATGATCCAGAGCACGGATTTTTATCCGACCTTGCTGAACGGCCTCGGAATTTCCCTGCCCGACGACTGGACGCTGGACGGTCGGGATTTTTCCCGGGCGCTGCGCGGCAAGTCGTTCGATCGTGATCCGGTGATTACGTATTTCCCGTACGGTCCTCACGTGGCCGATTGGCTGCCGCCGTCCGCTGCGGTCCATGTCGGGGACTGGAAGCTGATCCGTTTGTTCTGGCAGGGCGAAAACGGTGCGCATGACTACCGACTGTATAACCTGAAAGAGGACATTGGCGAAAAACAGAATCTGGCTGAAAAATATCCGGAAAAGGTCAGCGAGATGGACCGTCTGATCAGTCGCCATCTGGAAGAAACCGCCGCGGTTCTCCCGCAGCCCAATCCGGCGTTTGATCCGTCAAAATATCAGCCGGATCAGATCGGCGTTCAGGCCGGCGGCGGACTGAACATGCGGGCTCAGATTTTTCGCGGGCCGGACGGAACGAAGATTGAAAAGCCGGCACAGAAAAAGAAGCAGGGAAAGAGCAGGGAATAA
- a CDS encoding sulfatase family protein → MEKKNVVYMFADQLAACALKLYGGNWIDTPNIDRLAQMGTTLDNSVSTFPVSSPYRSMLMTGRYPQTTGHIVNHLCSRHDEIGIADAFSHAGYKTGYVGKWHLHRGSFPDSMACDWVPAGRSRLGWDYWRAYNQHMIYFDGPVHAGDWLSDQVEPHEVNRPQWRGYETDGLWEFSKEFLSENKDDPFILMLSPHQPHKTPGVFAPEKYYENLPERFELPPSVPEEQVEETQEMLRHYLAMILTIDEMLGNLLDFLEENGLMKNTYFVFTSDHGTQLGMHGLPPWEKQYPYEESLKTPFIISGPGIAAGVRSDMLMAPVDIMPTLCSLCSVSIPKTVEGMDLSQKVLGEDAADEREAALTMNYSNAYGSLKEGRQWRGIRTKTHSYIRHFGGCCELYDLQVDPLQMNNLADDPAFEPVFQGLEKTLGEQLAERGDTFCACKELRSWFDSERRVVANAFGPLPHPETEPDWSLL, encoded by the coding sequence ATGGAAAAGAAGAATGTGGTTTATATGTTTGCCGACCAGCTGGCGGCTTGTGCTCTGAAACTTTACGGCGGGAACTGGATCGATACGCCGAATATCGACCGGCTGGCGCAGATGGGAACAACGCTGGACAACAGCGTTTCAACCTTTCCGGTCAGCTCTCCGTACCGCTCCATGCTGATGACCGGCCGTTATCCGCAAACGACCGGCCATATCGTCAACCATCTCTGTTCCCGTCATGACGAAATCGGAATTGCCGATGCATTTTCTCACGCGGGATATAAAACCGGTTATGTCGGTAAGTGGCATCTGCACCGTGGATCGTTCCCTGACAGCATGGCGTGTGACTGGGTTCCCGCAGGCCGTTCACGACTCGGCTGGGATTACTGGCGGGCCTATAACCAGCACATGATTTATTTCGACGGCCCGGTTCACGCCGGCGACTGGCTGAGCGATCAGGTGGAACCGCACGAAGTGAACCGCCCGCAATGGAGGGGATATGAAACCGACGGGCTGTGGGAGTTTTCCAAAGAGTTCCTTTCGGAAAACAAAGACGACCCGTTCATCCTGATGCTTTCCCCGCACCAGCCTCACAAAACGCCGGGCGTGTTTGCGCCGGAAAAATATTATGAAAATCTTCCGGAGCGCTTTGAACTGCCGCCGTCTGTGCCGGAGGAACAGGTCGAAGAGACGCAGGAAATGCTTCGCCATTATCTGGCGATGATTCTGACGATCGATGAAATGCTCGGCAACCTGCTCGATTTTCTCGAAGAAAACGGTCTGATGAAAAACACCTATTTCGTGTTCACCTCCGACCACGGGACCCAGCTTGGGATGCACGGACTTCCGCCGTGGGAAAAACAATACCCTTATGAAGAAAGCCTGAAAACGCCGTTTATCATCTCTGGACCGGGAATCGCCGCCGGCGTTCGGTCCGACATGCTGATGGCTCCGGTCGATATCATGCCGACGCTCTGTTCGCTGTGTTCCGTTTCCATTCCCAAAACCGTGGAAGGCATGGACCTTTCGCAGAAGGTTCTCGGCGAAGACGCCGCCGATGAGCGCGAAGCGGCGCTGACGATGAATTATTCCAATGCATACGGCTCACTGAAAGAGGGCCGCCAGTGGCGCGGGATTCGCACCAAAACGCATTCTTATATTCGTCATTTTGGCGGTTGCTGTGAATTGTATGATTTGCAGGTCGACCCTTTGCAGATGAACAACCTCGCGGATGATCCGGCGTTCGAACCGGTTTTCCAAGGTTTGGAAAAAACGCTCGGCGAACAGCTCGCCGAGCGGGGCGACACCTTTTGCGCCTGCAAGGAACTGCGTTCCTGGTTCGATTCCGAGCGCCGCGTGGTCGCCAACGCCTTCGGCCCGCTTCCGCACCCGGAAACAGAACCGGATTGGTCACTGCTTTAA
- a CDS encoding glycoside hydrolase family 3 C-terminal domain-containing protein, with protein sequence MLLEITKTIGCMGIICGLAAQADVNIPGRIEFENFDDGGESVAWHDDQQKHGLASFRPETFVDVEPTMDVDGEYNVGWTAAGEWLKYTVNVRKGGVYTPQFRLTSVHNSSIMIQGRRDSKSGFKTLETVSIPSTGGIKNWQTVACSGFQLDKGTWELRFVLGYGGMNLNWVELVPGGELSAAAQLRKELKGKGQEEQVELVLDAMTFEEKARLCIGGGILNFAGVPRLGIPPMNCSDGPRGPKHPQGTAFPAGPGQSASWNPQLLREMGEVWGKECHALGGREVAVLLAPAFNILRDPLGGRFFEYYSEDPFLNGALIVPVVEGLQSERVAACLKHFVANNREANRNRYISHMDERTLREIYLPAFRMGVEAGAWTVMTGANGVQIEGRNDRDLLLSDNRFLLTDILKGERGFKGFVMTDWCGTRSTELAANAGLDVSMPWRGGPNYYQNHLFGQLLLDAVEEGRVSKDLVEDKARRVLRVAAFTGVLDGSFNLTVGIDEANHQVALELAEESAVLLKNENLLPFDRSSVKELLVVGPNADQYFCGPLLGGSSWAPAQDEVTILRGIREAAGDQVNVTTMDLGDMFGFCPITAKDLVPNEDGTKGFKAEYRKARGGAVLKAEMVDAVDFVWEMRSPDLEKLGMDSFHCTYIARINPPVSGMYTLRVRADDKARLGDLLNGRGASLAFADINQSGEAFATVEMQKGVPFPVRIDFEEISGDASVQLAWSLPGERPEAAQAMEQMVAVAKGADAVVFVGGLNHALDTEGRDRATMNFPPDQVTLIQMLSVANPNTAVVLINGSPVELGGWIGTVPAVLESWYNGESAGTAVGRILFGDVNPSGRLPFTWPSHLEETPAHAVGSQTADDIYYNERIYVGYRYYDKQSIQPQFPFGHGLSYTSFTYDNLTVEPSKDKDYPLTASVTVKNTGAVSGKETVQVYVSDPESSVDQPVKELAGFAKVDLKPGESKSVSIPLHWTAFQFFDPVSRVWKFEPGEFRIIAARSAEDLQMSIMISVNEL encoded by the coding sequence ATGCTGTTAGAGATTACAAAGACCATTGGATGTATGGGGATAATCTGCGGGCTTGCCGCGCAGGCGGACGTGAATATTCCCGGGCGGATTGAGTTCGAAAATTTTGACGACGGCGGCGAGAGCGTTGCCTGGCACGATGATCAGCAGAAGCACGGGCTGGCATCATTCCGTCCGGAAACCTTTGTTGATGTCGAGCCGACAATGGATGTCGACGGCGAATACAATGTCGGATGGACCGCAGCCGGTGAGTGGCTGAAGTATACGGTTAATGTGAGAAAGGGCGGGGTGTATACTCCTCAGTTTCGCCTTACGTCGGTCCATAATTCGTCCATTATGATTCAGGGCCGGCGCGACAGTAAATCCGGATTCAAGACGCTTGAAACGGTCAGTATTCCATCGACCGGCGGAATTAAGAACTGGCAAACCGTTGCCTGTTCAGGTTTTCAGCTGGACAAAGGAACATGGGAACTGCGTTTTGTTCTGGGGTACGGCGGGATGAACCTGAACTGGGTGGAATTGGTTCCGGGCGGCGAGCTTTCTGCGGCTGCGCAGTTGCGCAAAGAGTTGAAAGGAAAAGGGCAGGAGGAACAGGTCGAACTCGTTCTGGATGCAATGACGTTTGAGGAGAAGGCCCGGCTTTGTATTGGCGGCGGCATCCTGAATTTTGCCGGAGTTCCAAGGCTTGGAATTCCGCCGATGAACTGCAGCGACGGGCCGCGCGGCCCGAAGCATCCGCAGGGAACGGCGTTTCCTGCGGGACCCGGACAGAGCGCTTCATGGAATCCGCAGCTCCTGCGCGAGATGGGAGAGGTTTGGGGCAAAGAATGCCATGCTCTTGGCGGACGGGAGGTGGCGGTTTTGCTGGCCCCGGCATTTAATATTCTCCGGGACCCTTTAGGCGGTCGTTTTTTTGAATATTACAGTGAAGACCCTTTCCTGAACGGCGCGCTGATCGTTCCGGTTGTTGAGGGACTGCAGTCTGAGCGGGTGGCTGCCTGCCTGAAGCATTTTGTGGCGAATAACCGCGAGGCGAACCGGAACCGTTACATCAGCCATATGGATGAGCGGACGTTGCGCGAAATTTACCTGCCCGCTTTCCGGATGGGGGTCGAGGCCGGAGCATGGACGGTGATGACCGGAGCGAACGGCGTTCAGATTGAGGGTAGGAATGATCGAGATCTGCTGCTGAGCGATAACCGGTTTCTGCTGACCGATATTTTGAAAGGAGAGAGGGGGTTTAAAGGATTTGTGATGACGGACTGGTGCGGTACGCGCAGCACGGAGCTGGCGGCTAACGCCGGACTGGATGTGTCTATGCCGTGGCGCGGCGGTCCGAATTATTATCAGAATCATCTTTTTGGCCAGCTGCTGCTGGATGCGGTGGAAGAAGGGCGCGTGTCGAAAGACCTTGTGGAAGATAAGGCGCGCCGCGTACTGCGCGTCGCCGCCTTCACCGGTGTGTTGGACGGCAGCTTTAATTTGACGGTTGGGATTGATGAGGCAAACCATCAGGTGGCACTTGAGCTGGCGGAGGAATCGGCGGTTCTGCTCAAGAATGAAAACCTGCTTCCGTTTGATCGCTCATCGGTGAAGGAGCTTCTGGTGGTCGGTCCGAATGCCGACCAGTATTTCTGCGGTCCGCTGCTCGGCGGCAGTTCGTGGGCGCCGGCACAGGATGAGGTGACGATCTTGCGGGGCATTCGGGAAGCTGCCGGCGATCAGGTGAATGTAACAACGATGGACCTCGGCGACATGTTCGGTTTTTGTCCGATTACGGCCAAGGATCTGGTTCCGAATGAAGACGGAACAAAAGGCTTTAAGGCGGAGTATCGTAAAGCCCGCGGCGGTGCGGTACTGAAAGCCGAGATGGTGGATGCCGTTGATTTCGTCTGGGAAATGCGTTCGCCCGATCTGGAAAAGCTTGGGATGGATTCGTTTCATTGCACGTATATCGCCCGCATCAATCCGCCGGTCAGCGGAATGTATACGCTGCGTGTTCGTGCCGACGACAAGGCCCGGTTGGGGGATCTGCTTAACGGCCGCGGCGCGTCGCTGGCTTTTGCGGACATCAATCAGAGCGGCGAGGCGTTTGCAACGGTGGAGATGCAGAAAGGCGTGCCATTTCCGGTGCGGATTGATTTTGAAGAGATTTCCGGGGATGCGTCTGTGCAGCTGGCTTGGTCGCTTCCCGGCGAACGGCCGGAAGCCGCGCAGGCGATGGAACAGATGGTCGCGGTGGCCAAAGGTGCGGATGCTGTTGTGTTTGTCGGCGGGCTGAATCATGCCCTTGATACGGAAGGTCGCGACCGGGCAACGATGAATTTTCCACCGGATCAGGTGACGCTTATCCAAATGCTGTCGGTCGCCAACCCGAATACGGCGGTTGTGTTGATCAACGGTTCGCCGGTTGAGCTCGGCGGATGGATCGGAACTGTGCCGGCGGTGCTCGAATCGTGGTATAACGGAGAATCCGCCGGAACGGCGGTCGGCCGGATTCTGTTCGGCGATGTGAATCCATCGGGTCGGCTGCCGTTCACCTGGCCCAGTCATCTGGAAGAAACCCCGGCGCACGCAGTGGGTTCGCAGACGGCGGATGATATTTACTATAACGAGCGGATTTATGTCGGATACCGGTATTATGACAAACAGAGTATTCAGCCGCAGTTCCCGTTTGGCCATGGTCTGAGCTACACGTCGTTCACCTATGATAACCTGACAGTGGAACCGTCGAAGGACAAAGACTATCCGTTGACCGCGTCCGTGACGGTGAAAAATACCGGTGCGGTTTCCGGCAAGGAAACGGTGCAGGTGTATGTCAGTGATCCGGAAAGTTCAGTGGATCAGCCGGTCAAGGAGCTCGCCGGATTTGCCAAGGTTGATTTGAAACCCGGCGAGTCAAAAAGCGTAAGCATTCCTCTGCACTGGACGGCGTTTCAGTTTTTCGATCCGGTATCCAGGGTCTGGAAGTTTGAACCCGGTGAGTTCAGGATTATTGCGGCCCGATCTGCGGAAGATTTGCAGATGTCCATTATGATTTCCGTGAATGAGCTGTAG
- a CDS encoding AraC family transcriptional regulator, protein MRLRYAFKIDVEKGSDAASDHIHRAVEIVYFLAGTGTTTIDGQTYNVQSNCFSVIPSHVVHNQISETTITSICLCISDCDLKSSQGLWVDATGEIKGCLQKLMQELTTQRTGYSQISEGYLLAAIGLIKRAIKENVPQDRKQALVSQALNIIEEKAGNLSIDEVAGQLFVSKDYLRHLFKHYMGQSPMKTIVSVRIDHAKKLLMNPELNIVEIADQCGFEDPYYFSRLFKSYTGKSPSAFRK, encoded by the coding sequence GTGAGATTACGATATGCATTCAAGATTGATGTAGAAAAAGGAAGTGACGCGGCTTCCGACCATATACATCGCGCTGTCGAGATCGTCTATTTCCTGGCAGGAACAGGAACCACCACGATTGACGGACAAACCTATAACGTGCAAAGCAACTGCTTCAGCGTCATCCCATCGCATGTTGTCCACAACCAGATTTCCGAAACAACAATCACATCCATCTGCCTCTGCATTTCCGACTGTGACCTTAAATCATCACAGGGCTTATGGGTGGATGCCACCGGTGAAATAAAGGGTTGCCTGCAAAAACTGATGCAGGAACTGACCACACAACGAACCGGTTACTCCCAGATATCAGAAGGCTACCTGCTTGCCGCCATCGGGCTGATTAAACGGGCCATTAAGGAAAATGTACCGCAGGACCGCAAGCAGGCGCTGGTTTCACAGGCACTGAACATTATCGAAGAAAAAGCCGGCAACCTGTCCATCGATGAAGTCGCTGGACAGCTTTTTGTCAGCAAGGACTACCTGCGGCATTTGTTCAAACACTACATGGGCCAGTCACCCATGAAGACGATCGTCTCCGTACGAATCGACCACGCGAAAAAACTGCTGATGAATCCGGAGCTGAACATCGTCGAAATTGCGGACCAGTGCGGCTTCGAAGACCCCTACTACTTCTCCCGTTTGTTTAAAAGCTACACCGGGAAATCCCCTTCCGCTTTCCGGAAGTAA
- a CDS encoding LacI family DNA-binding transcriptional regulator translates to MGYRLPATENTAARKGAGRQKSTVLGLLLSIPDQRTSQTAEVPMRVLHGATDAARERDVLLHVEYTTVSAASSIASFQDLPSSLRKKIVSGALLLGEMSSQAISLISEKKPCVRLMNHDLGSSLDIVGQDDRTAVRELVMRLKDLGHRNIGYYCRNPKASYALSRFSGYVETLALTGLPYDPKATVNIWEYSAETALNAVLESVQNGVTAWICSHDDCGYELVNFLRKQGVQVPRDVSICGFDHLPVPRGMPVLTTINWPLEDIAAAGIGMLLRRINEPARAPAQLQFGGRIVDGESVGPVRSC, encoded by the coding sequence ATGGGGTATCGTCTGCCGGCTACGGAAAATACGGCGGCCCGTAAAGGAGCCGGACGGCAGAAGTCGACGGTGCTGGGGCTGTTGCTCAGTATTCCGGATCAGCGCACATCGCAGACTGCCGAGGTGCCGATGCGTGTTCTGCACGGGGCCACGGATGCGGCCCGCGAACGGGATGTGCTGCTTCATGTCGAGTACACGACGGTCAGCGCTGCCAGCAGTATTGCCTCATTTCAGGACCTTCCGTCATCATTGCGTAAAAAAATAGTTTCCGGAGCGCTTTTGCTAGGTGAAATGAGTTCTCAGGCCATCTCCCTGATTTCTGAAAAGAAACCGTGTGTCCGGCTGATGAATCATGACCTTGGTTCGTCCCTTGATATTGTGGGGCAGGATGACCGGACTGCCGTGCGGGAACTCGTGATGCGTCTGAAAGACCTGGGGCACCGAAACATTGGATATTACTGTCGGAATCCGAAAGCATCCTATGCGCTTTCGAGGTTTTCCGGCTATGTGGAAACTCTGGCGTTAACCGGACTTCCTTATGATCCGAAAGCAACCGTTAATATTTGGGAGTATTCTGCGGAGACGGCCCTGAATGCAGTTCTGGAATCGGTGCAGAACGGCGTAACGGCGTGGATCTGCTCGCATGACGACTGCGGCTATGAACTGGTTAACTTCCTGCGTAAGCAGGGAGTTCAGGTTCCGCGGGATGTTTCAATTTGCGGATTTGACCACCTGCCGGTCCCGCGGGGAATGCCTGTGCTGACGACGATCAACTGGCCGCTTGAAGATATTGCCGCGGCAGGCATCGGCATGCTCCTTCGACGGATCAACGAGCCGGCAAGGGCCCCGGCGCAGTTGCAGTTTGGTGGGCGGATCGTTGACGGAGAATCGGTTGGTCCCGTCCGCTCCTGCTGA